Proteins from a genomic interval of Streptococcus sp. D7B5:
- a CDS encoding TIGR01906 family membrane protein, with protein sequence MRTKLTFWGSMLFLLSISILLTIYLAWIFYPMEIQWLNLADRVYLKPETIQYNFHILMNYLTNPFSQVLEMPDFRSSAAGLHHFAVVKNLFHLVQLVTLVTLPSFYFFVKKIVKKGFLALYRKSILTLVLLPLAIGLVGVLIGFEQFFTLFHQILFWGDDTWLFDPAKDRVILILPEIFFLHAFVLFFVLYEGIFSFLLVKALRK encoded by the coding sequence ATGAGAACTAAACTGACTTTTTGGGGAAGTATGCTCTTTCTCCTTTCCATTTCTATTCTCTTAACCATTTATCTGGCATGGATTTTCTATCCCATGGAGATTCAGTGGCTGAACTTAGCGGATCGAGTCTATCTAAAGCCCGAAACCATTCAGTACAATTTTCATATCTTGATGAATTACCTGACCAATCCCTTTAGTCAGGTCTTAGAGATGCCAGATTTCCGTTCGTCAGCGGCTGGTTTACACCACTTTGCGGTGGTGAAGAATCTCTTCCACTTGGTTCAGCTGGTCACTTTGGTGACACTTCCAAGTTTCTATTTCTTTGTTAAAAAGATTGTCAAAAAAGGCTTTTTAGCACTATATCGTAAAAGTATCCTGACCCTAGTGCTATTGCCTCTCGCCATTGGGCTTGTAGGAGTGTTGATTGGGTTCGAGCAATTTTTTACGCTTTTCCATCAGATTCTCTTTTGGGGAGATGATACTTGGCTTTTTGATCCAGCAAAGGATCGAGTTATTCTGATTTTACCAGAGATTTTCTTTCTTCATGCCTTTGTACTTTTCTTTGTTTTGTATGAAGGAATATTCAGTTTCCTTCTTGTCAAAGCTTTAAGAAAATAG
- a CDS encoding TIGR01457 family HAD-type hydrolase, whose product MTYKGYLIDLDGTIYKGKDRIPAGEAFVHELQKREIPYLFVTNNTTRTPESVQEMLAQNFNINTPLSTVYTATLATIDYMNDLGLEKTVYVIGEAGLKDAIQAAGYVEDKENPAYVVVGLDWQVDYEKFATATLAIQKGAHFIGTNPDLNIPTERGLLPGAGSLVTLLEVATRVKPVYIGKPNAIIMDKAVEHLGLKREELLMVGDNYLTDIRAGIDNGIPTLLVTTGFTKAEEVADLPIAPTHVVSSLAEWNFDEN is encoded by the coding sequence ATGACATATAAAGGTTATTTAATTGATTTAGACGGAACCATTTACAAGGGAAAAGACCGGATTCCGGCGGGTGAGGCTTTTGTCCATGAGTTACAAAAAAGAGAAATTCCCTATCTCTTTGTGACCAATAATACAACTCGTACTCCTGAGAGTGTTCAAGAGATGTTGGCTCAGAATTTTAATATCAACACGCCTCTATCAACTGTCTACACGGCAACTTTGGCAACCATCGACTATATGAATGACTTGGGACTGGAAAAGACGGTCTATGTCATCGGAGAAGCAGGACTCAAGGATGCCATTCAGGCAGCTGGTTATGTCGAAGACAAGGAAAACCCAGCCTATGTGGTAGTTGGACTGGACTGGCAAGTCGACTATGAAAAATTTGCGACAGCAACTCTAGCCATTCAAAAGGGTGCCCACTTTATCGGAACCAATCCAGACCTCAATATCCCGACGGAACGTGGTCTCTTGCCAGGAGCTGGTTCACTGGTAACCCTGCTTGAAGTGGCAACACGGGTCAAACCGGTTTATATCGGAAAGCCGAATGCCATCATCATGGACAAGGCGGTTGAGCACTTGGGTTTGAAAAGAGAAGAATTGCTTATGGTTGGGGACAACTACCTGACAGATATCCGAGCAGGGATTGACAATGGTATTCCAACGCTCTTGGTGACGACAGGTTTTACCAAGGCAGAAGAAGTAGCGGACCTGCCAATCGCACCAACTCATGTGGTGTCTAGCCTTGCGGAGTGGAATTTTGATGAGAACTAA
- a CDS encoding acyl-[acyl-carrier-protein] thioesterase: MGLTYQMKMKIPFDMADMNGHIKLPDVILLSLQVSGMQSIELGVSDKDVLERYNLVWIITDYEIDVVRLPRFAEEITIETEALSYNRLFCYRRFTLYDEAGQEMIRMMATFVLMDRDSRKVHGVEPEIVAPYQSEFDKKLIRGPKYANLEDPISKDYHVRFYDLDMNGHVNNSKYLDWIFEVMGADFLTNYIPKKINLKYVKEVRPGGMIASAYELKGLESKHQIISDGEINAQAMITWQEIKKD, encoded by the coding sequence ATGGGCTTAACTTATCAGATGAAAATGAAAATTCCTTTTGATATGGCGGACATGAACGGTCATATCAAGCTGCCAGATGTGATTTTGCTGTCCCTGCAAGTATCAGGTATGCAATCGATTGAGCTGGGAGTCAGTGACAAGGACGTCTTGGAACGCTACAATCTGGTCTGGATTATCACAGATTATGAGATTGACGTGGTACGTTTGCCTCGCTTTGCTGAGGAGATTACGATTGAAACGGAAGCCTTGAGCTACAATCGTCTCTTTTGCTATCGTCGCTTCACTCTCTACGATGAAGCAGGTCAAGAAATGATTCGCATGATGGCAACCTTTGTTCTCATGGATCGCGATAGTCGAAAAGTTCATGGAGTCGAGCCTGAGATTGTTGCGCCTTACCAGTCAGAATTTGATAAAAAACTGATCCGTGGGCCGAAGTATGCAAATCTAGAAGATCCTATCAGTAAAGACTACCATGTTCGTTTTTACGATTTGGATATGAATGGTCATGTCAATAATAGTAAATACCTAGATTGGATTTTTGAGGTCATGGGGGCCGATTTTCTAACCAACTATATTCCAAAGAAAATCAATCTCAAGTATGTCAAAGAAGTGCGGCCAGGTGGCATGATTGCCTCAGCTTATGAACTCAAGGGACTAGAAAGCAAGCATCAGATTATCAGTGATGGTGAGATCAATGCCCAAGCTATGATTACTTGGCAAGAAATAAAAAAGGACTAA
- the hemW gene encoding radical SAM family heme chaperone HemW gives MQKKPTSAYVHIPFCTQICYYCDFSKVFIKNQPVDSYLEHLLEEFRSYDIQKLRTLYIGGGTPTALSAPQLEVLLDGLNKNLDLSVLEELTIEANPGDLDEDKIAVLKQSPVNRVSLGVQTFDDKMLKKIGRSHLEKDIYENIDRLKLAGFDNISIDLIYALPGQTMAQVKDNVAKAISLDIPHMSLYSLILENHTVFMNRMRRGKLPLPKEELEAEMFEYIITELERAGFEHYEISNFSKPGFESRHNLMYWDNAEYYGIGAGASGYVNGVRYKNHGPIRHYLNAVEAGNARITEEHLSQKEQMEEEMFLGLRKKSGVSMARFEEKFGRSFDELYGKIIRDLVQQGLMQIDGDRVRMTKRGLFLGDTVAERFILE, from the coding sequence ATGCAGAAAAAACCAACGTCAGCCTATGTGCATATTCCCTTTTGCACACAGATTTGTTATTATTGTGACTTTTCAAAAGTTTTTATCAAGAATCAACCAGTAGATAGTTATTTGGAGCATCTGCTAGAAGAGTTTCGTTCTTATGATATCCAAAAATTGCGAACTCTCTACATTGGAGGTGGGACGCCAACGGCTTTGTCAGCTCCGCAATTAGAAGTGCTTCTGGATGGCTTGAATAAAAACTTGGACTTGTCGGTCTTAGAAGAATTAACCATTGAAGCCAATCCAGGAGATTTGGACGAGGATAAGATTGCGGTTTTGAAACAGTCGCCAGTCAATCGTGTCTCTCTAGGTGTGCAGACCTTTGATGACAAAATGCTGAAAAAGATTGGGCGTAGTCATTTGGAGAAGGATATTTATGAAAATATCGACCGTCTTAAATTGGCTGGTTTTGACAATATCTCCATTGACTTGATTTATGCTCTACCCGGTCAAACTATGGCTCAGGTCAAGGACAATGTAGCTAAGGCTATCTCGCTTGACATTCCTCATATGAGCCTTTATAGCTTGATTTTGGAAAACCATACGGTCTTTATGAACCGTATGCGTCGAGGGAAATTGCCCCTGCCTAAGGAGGAGCTAGAAGCTGAAATGTTTGAATACATCATTACAGAGCTTGAGCGAGCTGGTTTTGAGCATTATGAGATTTCCAATTTCTCTAAGCCTGGCTTTGAAAGTCGTCACAATCTCATGTACTGGGACAATGCTGAATATTATGGTATCGGTGCGGGTGCGTCAGGTTATGTGAACGGGGTACGTTATAAAAACCACGGTCCTATCCGCCACTATCTCAATGCGGTAGAGGCAGGAAATGCTCGGATAACAGAAGAACACCTGAGTCAAAAGGAGCAGATGGAAGAAGAAATGTTTTTGGGACTCCGCAAGAAATCTGGGGTTTCCATGGCGCGATTTGAGGAAAAATTTGGACGGTCCTTTGATGAACTATATGGAAAAATCATCAGAGACTTGGTTCAACAAGGTCTTATGCAGATTGATGGTGATCGCGTCCGAATGACAAAGAGGGGTCTCTTCCTGGGAGACACTGTAGCAGAACGATTTATTTTGGAGTAG
- a CDS encoding YtxH domain-containing protein has protein sequence MGKLSSILLGTVSGAALALFLTSDKGKQVCSQAQDFLDDLREDPEYAKEQVCEKLTEVKEQATDFVLKTKEQVESGEITFDSVLDQAKTCARQATEASKETFNNLKEQWQEQSATPDIVEDEEEIIIDITEE, from the coding sequence ATGGGAAAACTATCCTCTATCCTTTTAGGAACTGTTTCAGGTGCAGCTCTGGCCTTGTTCTTAACCAGTGACAAGGGCAAGCAAGTTTGCAGTCAAGCTCAAGATTTTCTAGATGATTTGAGAGAAGATCCAGAATATGCCAAAGAGCAAGTCTGTGAGAAACTGACAGAAGTGAAGGAACAGGCAACGGACTTTGTGCTGAAAACAAAAGAACAAGTAGAATCTGGTGAAATTACTTTTGACAGTGTCCTTGATCAAGCCAAAACATGTGCACGACAAGCGACAGAAGCATCAAAAGAAACCTTTAACAATCTCAAGGAGCAATGGCAAGAACAGTCAGCAACTCCAGATATCGTAGAAGACGAAGAAGAGATTATTATTGATATTACAGAAGAATAA
- a CDS encoding DUF948 domain-containing protein → MLEVAYILVAIALIVCLVYLTITIQKAGRMIDETEKTIKTLSSDVDVTLHHTNELLVKVNVLVDDINVKVATIDPLFTAVADLSESVSDLNSQARVLSKKASSAGSKTLKTGAGLSALRVASKFFKK, encoded by the coding sequence ATGTTAGAAGTTGCTTATATTCTTGTTGCCATTGCTTTGATTGTTTGTTTAGTCTATCTGACGATTACCATTCAAAAAGCAGGTCGAATGATTGATGAGACGGAGAAAACTATCAAAACCTTGTCTTCAGATGTAGATGTTACTTTACATCATACCAATGAATTGTTGGTAAAAGTTAATGTCTTGGTTGACGATATCAATGTTAAGGTTGCGACGATTGATCCACTCTTTACGGCGGTGGCTGACTTGTCTGAGTCAGTATCTGACCTCAATAGCCAAGCGCGTGTCTTGAGCAAGAAAGCTTCATCAGCTGGATCAAAAACACTTAAGACGGGTGCTGGATTATCTGCACTCCGTGTTGCAAGTAAATTTTTCAAAAAATAA
- the lgt gene encoding prolipoprotein diacylglyceryl transferase — MINPVAFEIGPFSIRWYALCIVAGLVLAVYLAMKEAPKKKILSDDILDFILIAFPIAILGARLYYVLFRLDYYLQNPGDVIAIWNGGLAIYGGLIAGAIVLYIFADRKLINTWDFLDIAAPSVLIAQSLGRWGNFFNQEAYGAAVDSLDYLPGFIRDQMYIDGSYRQPTFLYESVWNLIGFALILIFRRKLKGIRRGHITAFYLIWYGFGRMIIEGMRTDSLMFFGLRVSQWLSVVLIGLGIFIILYQNRKKAPFYHTEEEN; from the coding sequence ATGATTAATCCAGTTGCATTTGAAATCGGACCTTTTTCCATTCGTTGGTATGCCCTATGTATTGTGGCAGGCTTGGTCTTGGCAGTCTATCTTGCCATGAAAGAAGCTCCTAAAAAGAAGATTTTGTCAGATGACATTCTAGATTTCATCTTAATTGCCTTTCCTATTGCAATTTTAGGTGCCAGACTTTACTATGTACTCTTCCGCTTAGATTACTATCTTCAAAATCCAGGTGATGTGATCGCCATCTGGAATGGTGGTTTAGCCATTTATGGTGGTTTGATAGCTGGAGCTATTGTACTCTATATCTTTGCGGATAGAAAACTCATCAATACTTGGGACTTTTTAGATATTGCGGCGCCGAGCGTTCTGATTGCCCAAAGTTTAGGCCGCTGGGGAAATTTCTTTAACCAAGAAGCCTACGGTGCAGCAGTAGATAGTCTGGATTATTTGCCAGGCTTCATTCGTGACCAAATGTACATTGATGGTAGCTACCGTCAGCCGACCTTCTTATATGAGTCGGTTTGGAATCTGATTGGATTTGCTTTGATTCTGATTTTTAGACGAAAATTAAAGGGAATCAGACGTGGTCATATCACTGCTTTCTACTTGATTTGGTATGGCTTTGGTCGTATGATTATCGAAGGGATGCGGACAGACAGCCTCATGTTCTTTGGTTTGCGAGTTTCCCAATGGTTATCAGTTGTCCTTATCGGACTCGGTATTTTTATCATACTTTATCAAAATCGAAAGAAAGCCCCTTTCTATCATACTGAGGAGGAAAACTAA
- the hprK gene encoding HPr(Ser) kinase/phosphatase — translation MSVLVREVIEKLRLDIVYGEGELLEKEINTADITRPGLEMTGYFDYYTPERIQLLGMKEWSYLVSMPSQNRYQVLKKMFLPETPAVIVARGLVVPEEMLKAARECKIAILTSRTATSRLSGELSSYLDSRLAKRTSVHGVLMDIYGMGVLIQGDSGIGKSETGLELVKRGHRLVADDRVDIYSKDEMTLWGEPAEILRHLLEIRGVGIIDVMSLYGASAVKDSSQVQLAVYLENYDTHKTFDRLGNNAEELEVSGVAIPRIRIPVKTGRNISVVIEAAAMNYRAKEMGFDATRLFEERLTNLIAQNEVKHD, via the coding sequence ATGTCGGTTTTAGTAAGAGAAGTAATTGAAAAGCTCAGACTAGATATTGTATATGGCGAAGGCGAATTGCTTGAAAAAGAAATCAACACAGCGGACATTACGAGACCTGGTCTTGAAATGACGGGCTATTTTGATTACTACACTCCAGAACGGATCCAACTTTTGGGGATGAAGGAGTGGTCCTATTTGGTTAGTATGCCTTCTCAAAACCGTTATCAAGTTTTGAAAAAAATGTTTCTGCCAGAAACACCAGCGGTCATCGTAGCTCGTGGTTTGGTAGTTCCAGAAGAAATGTTGAAGGCTGCTAGAGAATGTAAGATTGCGATTTTGACCAGTCGAACAGCAACCAGCCGTTTGTCTGGAGAGTTATCTAGTTATCTTGATTCCCGTTTAGCTAAACGTACCAGTGTACATGGTGTTTTGATGGATATCTATGGCATGGGAGTCTTGATCCAAGGGGATAGTGGTATCGGTAAGAGTGAGACAGGTCTAGAACTCGTGAAGCGTGGCCATCGTCTAGTAGCGGATGACCGTGTCGATATTTATTCTAAGGATGAGATGACTCTTTGGGGAGAACCAGCTGAAATTTTAAGGCATCTGCTTGAGATTCGTGGAGTTGGGATTATCGATGTTATGAGTCTCTATGGAGCAAGTGCTGTAAAAGATTCTTCACAAGTTCAACTAGCTGTCTATTTGGAAAATTACGATACCCATAAGACTTTTGACCGTCTAGGAAACAATGCAGAAGAATTAGAAGTTTCTGGTGTAGCTATTCCACGTATCCGCATCCCGGTAAAAACAGGACGCAATATCTCTGTTGTTATTGAGGCGGCAGCAATGAACTATCGTGCTAAGGAAATGGGCTTTGATGCGACACGTTTATTTGAAGAACGTTTGACAAATCTGATCGCTCAAAATGAGGTGAAACATGATTAA
- the rpsU gene encoding 30S ribosomal protein S21, giving the protein MSKTVVRKNESLDDALRRFKRAVTKAGTLQETRKREFYEKPSVKRKRKSEAARKRKKF; this is encoded by the coding sequence ATGTCTAAAACAGTAGTACGTAAGAATGAATCTCTTGACGATGCACTTCGTCGTTTCAAACGTGCGGTTACTAAAGCTGGTACTCTTCAAGAAACACGCAAACGTGAATTCTATGAAAAACCTTCTGTAAAACGTAAACGTAAATCAGAAGCAGCTCGTAAACGTAAAAAATTCTAA
- a CDS encoding glucosamine-6-phosphate deaminase: MKVIKVENQIEGGKVAFEILKEKLANGAQTLGLATGSSPLEFYKEIVESDLDFSNLTSVNLDEYVGLDGDNPQSYRYFMQENLFNQKPFKESFLPRGVKDNAEAEVERYNQILADHPVDLQILGIGRNGHIGFNEPGTPFDSQTHLVELDQSTIEANARFFDKIEDVPTQAISMGIKNILDAKSILLFAYGESKAEAIAGTVSGPVTESLPASSLQNHPDVTIIADAEALSLLEK; this comes from the coding sequence ATGAAAGTTATTAAAGTTGAAAACCAAATCGAAGGTGGAAAAGTAGCTTTTGAGATTTTGAAGGAAAAATTGGCCAATGGTGCTCAAACGTTAGGACTTGCGACAGGAAGTAGCCCGCTTGAATTTTACAAGGAAATCGTTGAGAGTGACCTTGATTTTTCAAATCTAACCAGTGTCAACCTTGATGAGTATGTAGGGCTTGATGGGGACAATCCGCAGTCTTACCGTTACTTCATGCAAGAAAACTTGTTCAACCAAAAACCATTTAAAGAAAGTTTCTTGCCTCGTGGGGTTAAGGACAATGCAGAAGCAGAAGTAGAACGCTACAATCAAATTTTGGCTGACCATCCAGTTGATTTGCAAATCTTGGGAATTGGTCGCAATGGACATATCGGCTTTAACGAGCCAGGAACTCCATTTGATAGCCAAACGCATCTAGTCGAACTTGACCAGTCTACCATCGAAGCCAATGCTCGCTTCTTTGACAAGATTGAAGATGTCCCAACCCAAGCCATTTCAATGGGAATTAAAAACATCTTGGATGCCAAGTCTATCCTTCTCTTTGCTTATGGTGAGTCAAAAGCAGAAGCCATTGCTGGAACAGTGTCAGGCCCAGTAACTGAAAGTCTACCAGCAAGTAGCCTACAAAACCACCCTGATGTGACCATCATTGCAGATGCAGAAGCGTTAAGCTTACTTGAAAAATAA
- the queA gene encoding tRNA preQ1(34) S-adenosylmethionine ribosyltransferase-isomerase QueA, whose product MNTADFDFHLPEELIAQTPLEKRDASKLLIVNRETGEFQDKHFHSIIDMLEPGDALVMNDTRVLPARLYGQKEETGGHVELLLLKNTAGDEWEVLAKPAKRLKVGTRVSFGDGRLSAIVTEELTHGGRIVRFEYQGIFLEVLESLGEMPLPPYIHEKLDDRERYQTVYAKESGSAAAPTAGLHFTKELLAEIQAKGVHLVYLTLHVGLGTFRPVSVDNLDEHEMHSEFYQLSDEAAATLRSVKENGGRVIAVGTTSIRTLETIGSKFDGQIQADSGWTNIFIKPGYEWKVVDAFSTNFHLPKSTLVMLVSAFAGRDLVLDAYHHAIQEHYRFFSFGDAMFIY is encoded by the coding sequence ATGAATACAGCTGATTTTGATTTCCACTTACCTGAGGAATTGATTGCTCAAACACCCCTTGAAAAGCGAGATGCCTCCAAACTCCTCATCGTCAATCGTGAGACGGGAGAATTTCAGGATAAACACTTCCACTCTATTATTGATATGTTGGAACCAGGTGACGCCCTTGTCATGAACGACACCCGTGTTCTCCCAGCCCGCCTCTATGGTCAAAAGGAAGAAACTGGAGGCCATGTGGAGCTTCTCCTTCTTAAAAATACTGCTGGTGATGAGTGGGAGGTCCTAGCTAAACCTGCCAAACGCCTCAAGGTCGGTACTCGCGTCAGCTTTGGAGATGGTCGTCTCAGTGCTATCGTTACAGAAGAATTGACCCACGGAGGCCGTATTGTCCGCTTTGAATACCAGGGAATTTTCCTAGAAGTCTTGGAAAGTCTGGGTGAAATGCCACTGCCGCCTTATATCCATGAAAAACTGGATGATCGCGAACGTTATCAAACGGTCTACGCTAAAGAAAGTGGCTCTGCTGCTGCACCGACTGCTGGCCTCCACTTCACCAAAGAACTGCTAGCAGAAATCCAAGCCAAGGGTGTCCATTTGGTTTATTTGACCCTCCATGTCGGACTCGGAACCTTTAGACCTGTCTCTGTTGACAATCTGGACGAACATGAAATGCACTCAGAGTTCTACCAACTTTCTGATGAAGCAGCAGCCACCCTTCGCTCAGTCAAGGAAAATGGAGGCCGTGTCATCGCTGTAGGAACTACTTCGATCCGCACACTGGAAACCATCGGCTCTAAGTTTGACGGACAAATCCAAGCAGATTCTGGCTGGACCAATATCTTTATCAAACCTGGTTACGAGTGGAAGGTTGTAGACGCCTTCTCAACCAACTTCCACCTTCCAAAATCAACTCTGGTTATGCTAGTTTCAGCCTTTGCTGGTCGGGACTTAGTCCTAGATGCTTACCACCATGCCATCCAAGAACACTACCGCTTCTTTAGCTTTGGTGATGCTATGTTTATCTATTAA
- a CDS encoding YihY/virulence factor BrkB family protein gives MKKWWKELMERPLLKAFLHFYQASDSELTSVAVAYYWLISIFPLLMIVVNILPYFQIPISNFLLTIKEFVPDTVYDVVAKIVREVLTQPSTGLLSFAVLSALWTFSKSMDFLQKAFNKAYGVAKSRGIISHQLMSLLVSFGLQILFALALFLSMFGRMLLNLLKTYWQSDSPFFDYLQDFTGPLIYALLFAILVMLYYFLPNVRVPRIRYVFPGSIFVLLTLVFLLNIFSVYFNNYVNHLVDVRFFSSIIVVVMMFWFILIAKILIIGAVINASVQSLKDPKFSME, from the coding sequence ATGAAAAAGTGGTGGAAAGAGCTGATGGAACGGCCCTTGTTGAAAGCTTTTTTACATTTTTATCAAGCTTCCGATAGTGAACTGACCAGTGTTGCGGTTGCCTACTATTGGTTGATTTCAATCTTTCCTTTGCTGATGATAGTGGTCAATATTTTGCCCTACTTTCAAATTCCGATTTCAAATTTTTTGCTCACCATCAAGGAATTTGTACCAGATACAGTCTATGATGTGGTCGCAAAGATTGTCCGAGAAGTCCTGACTCAACCATCGACTGGTTTGCTGAGTTTTGCAGTCTTATCTGCTCTTTGGACCTTCTCTAAATCGATGGATTTTCTCCAAAAGGCTTTTAATAAGGCATATGGAGTGGCCAAGAGCCGAGGAATTATCTCCCATCAATTGATGAGTTTACTCGTCAGCTTTGGCTTGCAAATTCTTTTTGCCTTAGCCTTATTTTTGAGTATGTTTGGACGTATGTTGCTCAACCTCCTCAAAACTTACTGGCAATCAGACAGTCCTTTCTTTGATTATCTACAGGACTTTACAGGCCCTTTGATTTATGCCTTGCTCTTTGCAATCTTGGTCATGCTCTACTATTTCCTTCCAAACGTTAGAGTCCCTCGTATTCGCTACGTTTTTCCTGGTAGTATCTTCGTTTTGCTGACTCTTGTCTTTCTGTTGAATATCTTTTCTGTCTATTTCAATAACTATGTCAATCATCTGGTCGATGTTCGATTCTTCAGTTCCATTATTGTGGTAGTCATGATGTTCTGGTTTATTCTCATCGCAAAGATTTTAATTATCGGAGCAGTTATCAATGCCAGTGTGCAGAGTTTGAAGGATCCAAAGTTTAGTATGGAATAA